Within the Fusarium keratoplasticum isolate Fu6.1 chromosome 1, whole genome shotgun sequence genome, the region TGGCTTGACCCTTAGCCGGTGCCAAAGATGCTCAGCCCTAAGCTAAAGAGAGCCGTCGACATTCCTCGTTTGGTGTTCTAGACGGGTCCTGATGCGCGTCCTTTTCTCCCGTCACTCTCATGGCGCTCAGCAGTAAACCGCGTTCAGCACCCTCGGCCGGCCGTGAGCTGACTGGGGCGGAAATCTCGCATACTAGAATTCAGCCTTGCGAACTCGAGTGGGGATGCTCCGTTGCTCGCTGACAGGACGAAACGTCTGGCTGCTTGGCTGCTTACACGGACATGGATCTCGGGGATCTGACGCTCCCCATGTCCTATCACATCACATCCCCGACCGTAATCGTTTATCCAACGGTTGTTCTTCCGAGACGCCATGTGCATTCCTGCTTCTAGGGCTGAGCCAATCTATAGCCGCCGGCCCTGACTCTATTGTacagtccagtccagttcAGTATTGGTGGATTGATTACCCAGCGACCCTGTATCCttcaacctccatcatccGTGGAGTTTCTCCCCGCCGTAGTATCATATTCACCTTCCCTGCTTACAGCTTCTGATACTCGAGCTTaccctcgagcttcttggcctcggccaccTTGCGAACCGCCTTGTTGAAGTCATCCTGGTTGATCGATTCCCGataatccttgatggcaaaCAGGCCACTGTTCTGTGTGTCAGCAATTCGGTTCCAACGTGGTTTCATATGAGCTCCtggttggagaagagggagtgCTTACGCTTCAGTAACCACGTTTCGCAAGTCAGCACCGTTCAGTCCGTCACTCATCTTGACCACGCTCTCAAAGTCaatgtcaccatcaaccacgACGCTTTGCGAGTGAATCTTGAGAATCTCGAGTCGCCCGACCTCGTTGGGCAGGGGAATCTCAATCTTTCGGTCCAGACGACCAGCACGGAGAAGAGCGGGGTCCAGTGTGTCGGGTCTGTTGGTAGCCATGAtgatcttggtcttgcccAGGTAGTCGAAACCGTCAAGCTGGTTGAGCAGCTCCATCAGTGTTCGCTGAATTTCGCGATCGGCACTTGTACCCTCGGAGAATCGTCGTCCACCGATGGCGTCAATCTCGTCCATGAAGATGATACAGGGCTCGTGCTCCTTGGCATATCCGAACATCTCGCGGATGAGTCGCGCCGACTCACCAATGTACTTGTCGACAATGGCAGAGGAGACGACTAGCTCATTGTTAGTTCGGGGTACGCAACACGAGATTTGGTTGTAGAAACCGTACCTTTCAGGAAGTTTGTCTCCAGACTGCTTGCGACTGCTCGCGCCAGAAGAGTCTTGCCTGTTCCAGGAGGTCCATAGAGCAAGACACCCTTGGGAGGCTTGATGCCTACTCGCAAGAACAACTCGGGGTTCTTGAGGGGAAGCTCAATGACCTCTCGCAGCTCTCGGATCTGATCGTTCAGTCCACCGATACCGGCAAAGCTCACTTGACCGGGGTCCTCCAACGACATGTTGTACACCAGGGGATCGACCTCGCGGGGAAGCATTCGCATGATCGTGAGTGTCGTCATATCAAGGGCAACACGGGTACCTTGCTTCAGCTTCACCTTGTCGACCTTTGATCTGCAGCCGACGACATATCGTGGTCCGGAGGAAGCCTTGACGATGACTACAGAAGTAACGATTAGCTTTCGTCTCCCTCGTTGATTCGCCTCGCCGTCTCACATCGTTCATCGTCGAGCTGTTTTAGGACCTCGCCAATAATCTGTCCCACGCTCTGAAGTGCCTTGATGTTGTCCTCGGTCCTGTCAAACTCCCTTTGCATATCCTTAATCTCCAGGCGTAGGCTCTTGAGCTTAGCCTCCCACTCTCGAGACTCGAGAAGCCTCGCCCGGTACGAGTTGAGGGCGGCTTGGCGCTCTTCCTCTGCGGTCATGGTCGCAAACGTAAATCTGACGGTTTAAATGCTGAGAGTTTTCGGGTACGGCTGAAGGGGCTCGCGAGTCGGGTATTGGGAGGTGAGTTGCTTGGTGAATGGGGAGGTGTTGTGTTTGGCTGGCCAAGGTGGTTGCTCATGGCAGATGGAGAGCTTACCTCACCAGCTGGAGCCTTCCGCTAACCCCTGCAGGTCAACAGGGCAGCTTGGCCCGGTAGAATCTCGGAGCTTGAACCGTGCTTTTGGGTAGATCTAATCGTGAAGTTGCCTACCCTGTATAACAATCATGGCATTCGAGGGCGTCCAAAGAATGGCTACCTGTTCCTATCTTTTAAGACACGGGTTGAAGTGATAATTTATTCCAAATTGCCAGTTTTTCGTTGTTGGGACTGAGAAAGAAGGTGTGGGAATATGAGAATCTGGGACGCATATAGTACCTTAGGCACATGTTTGATTGAGCATCTATGCAACCTTCGTTCGAAGTATATGGCAGAGGATTATACTAAATACCACGAAACCATTATACATGCTATACAAGATCCCCAATTCAAAATGCTCCTCACTTTGCCACCACAGAGCGTGATGTCTCCAGGGCGGCAGCTCGCCATACTGACCCAATTAAGCAGTCGAGTGCGATCGTGCCTCGAGGACCCAACTCCATGACATGGAGATAATCAATGGTGGCCTCGGCGAAAAGTCCGGGCATCATTAGACTCTGTAGTCTGGGTTTATAGTGGACGGTGGCGTGATCTAGGCCGCAGGTTTGTTTCCATGCTCATCCGAGTTTGCGGCTCGAGACGGACGTGAGCTGTCGTGGGTGCATTGAACCGCACCGAGGAAGTTCTCCAAGAAGTTGTGCCTGGGGCGGGGGTTGCGCCCGACAGGCTCGAGTATCTGTCCAAGGTTCTTCGTCTAACAGCGAAATAGACGACAGGCTCCATCACTCCTTGTCGCCGTCCTCACCCTCAGCAGGAGCCGCGGCATCTGAGGCTGCCTTTGGCTCTCCCTCGGCATCAAAACCGAGGGCATCCAACTCTCGGATCAACTCGTTAatcttgatgaccttggcgatTTGCTCGGGCAGCAAggcctcgccgccctccttcttgttcttgagctccttggcctgcttcagcttcttcttaaGATTGCgtgccttcttctcgcgcTCAACTTCGGGGTCGACTtcctcgggcttggactCTTGCGCCGCAGCAGCTGCGTCGTCGCCTTCCGtagcagccttggccttcttccgGGCCTCGCGCCTCTTTGCGTTCTTGTTGCTGGCGGCCGACGACTGCTCAGTCTTCTCGTCCTTTAGCCCCGCGGCGCCGGGGATGCCGATCCTCTTGCCACGCTCGCGGAAGGCCTCGGCGGTGCGGTTCTTGTAaacctcgacatcttccGCGGGGCGGTAGCCGGGGCGGATCTTGATTGCCTTGCGGGTGCTGCCATCGGCGCGGACGGACTGGGGGATTTCGCGCTCGCCGCTGGCCTCGTCGGTGACGATGCCCGAGTTTGTGGGTTGCGACGGCATTCTTTCTTTTCTGATAGAGAAGCGCGAGTCTGTCGGGAGGATGGAAACTCGGACGTGATTATCGTCGTTGGGCGTGGGGGGGTTTGTTCGGCAGGTGCCGAGGCAAGCTAAAGCAGAGCAAACTTGCGCTCGAAGCCTGGAGTTTTGGAGGGGTTGGAGGGGTCGCGTGTGGCTGAGAGTGAAGCTCAACTGAGCCACAGGTTGACCGTGGCTGGTGAGCAATTGCTTCCCAGCTGGGGCTGACTTCTCTGAAGTAAGGCATGGTTTTTGTACCAAGGTAAGAAGCCTACCAGATCTACGTAAAAGAACATGACTTTGCTCATTAATTGTGATTCTGGGGTGATTTTATGTGTGCTTGTTTGACATTGTACTTGTTGTTTGATGCACAGAAACGAGCACCTCGCAAAGATGACTGCATTCCATGGAAATGAGAATAAACTGTTACACATTCAACGGGAATGACACAAATGTTTACGCATTTCATGTGACAGGCCTTGCACAAAGTGCTTTGCCCTTTATTATTCTTGAAACATTTGTTCTCATCTGCCGGAAATACATGCCACCCCTGACGATGGATCTCAAAATGAGCTTATTGGACTTTGGCTCGACGCGAGGGAGCTGAGAAGGTCGTTTGACCAAAAGTGTAAAAACTACCGAGCTTCTCATTGGATGATTACTCCCTGTAGCTTCCTGGATCCTCCTTGCTTTGGGGCGCCCCGTTTATAAGTCCCCGTCTCACGTAAAACGTCGTCCACGTTACTGCAGGACGTTCATTGTGTTATTTGGAGTGTCACTGCATTGATTCTGGGGTTATTCTGCGACCGAGACTCTTGACAGACCGGTTTGAGCTTCTCTTGGGTTGGGTCACCCAGGCCAACGCATAAGAATAGTGTCATCCATATCTCTGGTCAGCCTGAAGGCCTCCGGGTGCGTGGATGTCAGGCATATGACAGCCCGAccaaacaagcaagcaaaaTTCATGACACTGGGTCCCCCGAGGCGGTGTAATACGGACATAGGATTACCGCAcactccttcttcctctccctaCACGGTGTTCCGTACCCTCGACTCCGTACTCTCGCTGATACATGGCTGGCTGAATCCCTGCAACATAGTGGGATGATGGCTTGCCGTGTTTGATGAGCAGGCCCCTACCCGAAATCGCCAGCACTGGCCAATGCTTTGGACTTTGGAGGAGACTCACACGTCACATCGTCCAATTAGAATGAGATGGTCCGTCATCATCTCATGCGTTGGTGAACGTGGCAGGCCGACAGTCCACACAAAATGTGCCTGAATCAAgccttgagagagaagaagggctcGGTtatggtgatgatggatcCAGGGCGGAACACTACGGATCAATGCTTCCCTGGAGTCGGTGACATGGAGCCTTGGTCTGGTGCGTTACTGTCCATTCACTAGGCAAGGCATTCCGTCAGGTTTATTCAAGCCACCCACTTACTCTCACTCCCTTGGATAGTTTCAAGTTTTGGCCGAGGCCACTCTCCCTCACACGCAGTGATCAACACCCTCTTCTGGCACGGGATCATTCTGTGTTTGCTGTAAATACCAAACGACAAGAGTAAAAACAAGGCAATGAATCATAGTGTGACATCATGTCCTGCCGCTTCACGAGATGCCCTTCCGCTGGCGTTGTCCCCGGTTAATGAAAGGCCAATCAAGCCTCCCATGCCCCTTGATGACACTCATTAAGCTTAATCTCTGTCTCTTGTTAGCCCGGCCTGGATTAAGGCCCAGCTGCCCCTACGCCCCGTCGTGCGCCAACGTGCACCTGATGCCCATCTTGCAGGTGGTGCATCGTTTAAAGGGTAATATTAAGAGACGCCCAAAAGCGTCCCTGCTTTAAAAACAGCCGGTACATAACAAGTGCCTACCCTGCCCCATTGGATCTGCCTTGTGTGATGCAGGAATCCCACCGCCCAATTCCCAACTCTGCTTCTATTTCTCCCGACTCTCCCCCAAGCTACACGGGGAGGCCTCTTCATCCAAAGGCAGTGCCTTTTATGATCACGTTATTCGGCCACGAAGCTATTTACGAGAAGCACCGATGGGCTTATAAGCTGGTGTTGGTTACACAGCTCCCACACCGAGATCATCGACCATCTATTCTATAACTCCACCGTCATCGCTGCCAAGAATGACGGCTCCCGATACATCGCAAGAAGCCAAGACGGCCGATCACGGGCATGCGGCCCCCAATACCAATACCAAGACCAGTCTGGTGGATACCTCGGATGCCCTGACCCCGGATCCAGGCACCGAGGACATGTTCAAGGTTGAGCACAACAAATTCGCCTTCAACCCGGGCCAATTATCCAAGCTGCTCAACCCAAAGAGCCTCAACGCCTTTTATGCCCTTGGCGGTATCGATGGCCTAGAGAAGGGCCTGAGGACAGATCGAAATGCCGGTCTCAGTGTTGAAGAGTCGACGCTCGATGGCGAGGTCGCCTTTCACGATGTTGCGCCTGAGGGGACCCCAAGACATGGCACGGCTGGAGATGCTGTCCCAGAGGCCACCACAGAGGCTGCGGTCCATATTCCTCCCCCAGAGGATCCCCATCCCACAGGCGTCTTTTGCGACCGCAAGAAGGTGTTTCGTGATAATCGTCTCCCCGAGAAAAAGACAAAGTCCTTGCTCGAAATCGCCTGGACAACATACAACGACAAAGTTCTTATTCTCCTCACTATcgctgccatcatctccttaGCTCTGGGACTGTACCAGACTTTTGGTGGTGACCATAAAGAAGGCGAGCCCAAGGTTGAGTGGGTTGAGGGTGTGGCTATCATAGTTGCTATCGTGTAAGccaggccatcgccaagaacTGGGATGCGTTAACTGATGATAACAGTATTGTCGTGCTTGTCGGTACCATCAATGATTGGCATATGCAGCGACAATTCACACGACTCACCAAGAAGACAAATGATCGCATGGTAAATGTTATTCGCTCTGGAAAATCGCAAGAGATATCCATCTCGGATGTCATGGTAGGAGATGTGATGCATCTCGCCACCGGAGACATTGTCCcagttgatggcatcttcatccaaggcagcGCCGTCAAGTGTGACGAGTCCTCGGCCACGGGAGAGTCTGATCTGCTCAAGAAGTCGCCGGCGGCCGATGTATTCCACGCCATTCAGAAGCTTGACACCAAAgaggctgagaagcttgatcccttcatcatctcgggAAGCAAGGTCAACGAGGGCAACGGAACATTCCTGGTAACCGCGGTTGGTGTCAACTCCAGCTATGGCCGCATCTCGATGGCGTTGCGTACTGAGCAGGAGGACACGCCActccagaagaagctcaacatccTCGCGGACTGGATCGCCAAGTTCGGTGCTGGCGCTGCCTTGTTGCTCTTCAtcgccctcttcatcaagtTCTGCGCCCATCTCCCAAACAACCACGGCACTCCCTCTGAGAAGGGCCAAGAGTTCATGAAGATCTTTATCGTTTCTGTCactgtcgtcgtcgtcgctgtccCGGAAGGTCTCCCCTTGGCTGTCACCCTGGCACTTAGCTTTGCTACTGTCAAGATGCTTCGTGATAACAATCTTGTCCGTGTCCTCAAGGCCTGCGAGACCATGGGAAATGCCACTACTGTCTGCTCTGACAAGACCGGAACTCTCACCCAGAACAAGATGACAGTTGTCGCCACTACTCTCGGCAAGAGCACCAGCTTCGGTGGTACTAATGCTCCCATGGACAAGTCGTTGAAGATCgaccaagatgccatcaccatccccaaTGTGTCGGAATCCGAGTTTGCCAACGGGCTCAGCCAGCAGGTCAAGGAAATCCTCACACAGTCCAATGTGCTCAACTCGACCGCCTTCGAAGGCGAGCAGGATGGTGTCAAGACCTTTATCGGATCAAAGACAGAGGTTGCTCTTCTGACCTTTTGTCGAGACCAGCTTGGAGCAGGCCCTGTTCAAGAGATTAGGGCCTCTGCCCAGGTGGTCCAAACGATCCCCTTCGACAGCAAGTACAAGTACAGTGCCATCGTGGTCAAGCTGGCCAATGGAAAGTACAGAGTGTACGCCAAAGGTGCTTCTGAGATTCTCCTCGAGAAGTGCAGCAAGACCCTAGAAAACGTGTCTCAAGGCGAGCCGACCACAGCCCTCCTGACAGACGCAGATCGTAACATGTTCAACCTGATCATCAGCTCCTATGCTGGGCAGACGCTCCGGACCATCGGCTCTTCATACCGAGATTTTGAGTCCTGGCCACCCGAGGGAGCAGTATCCAAGGAAAACCCCAGCCAGGCCGACTTCAACGCTGTTCACAAGGACATGACCCTCATTGGCATCTATGGTATCAAAGACCCTCTGCGACCGACCGTGatcgatgccctcaaggacTGCCGCCGTGCCGGCGTGTTTGTGAGAATGGTCACTGGCGACAACATCCAGACGGCCTCTGCTATCGCTTCTGAATGTGGCATCTTCCGCCCCGACGAGGGTGGAATTGCGATGGAAGGCCCAGACTTCCGTAGACTTCCAcccgaggagctcaagcagaAGGTCAAGCACCTTCAGGTCCTCGCTCGCTCAAGTCCTGAGGATAAGAGGATTCTGGTCCGTACTCTAaaggagcttggagagacTGTCGCTGTCACTGGCGATGGAACCAACGACGCTCCCGCACTGAAGATGGCGGATATTGGTTTTTCGATGGGTATTGCTGGCACtgaggttgccaaggaggcaTCCTCTATCATCCTGCTTGATGACAAGTGAGTGAACCGTCTCTGGAGATTTGCAATGACTTGAATACTGACAATATTTAGTTTTgcatccatcgtcaagggTCTCATGTGGGGTCGTGCTGTCAACGATTCAGTCAAGAAGTTCCTCCAGGTAGGCTTGATATCCCAACAAGTTTCGACTTGGCTAACTGGGTGACGTCTAGTTCCAATTGACCGTCAACGTCACAGCTGTGGTCTTGACTTTCGTCTCGGCAGTGGCAAGCAGCAAGCAAGAGTCTGTCCTGAATGCTGTGCAACTGCTCTGGGTCAATCTCATCATGGACACCTTTGCAGCACTTGCTCTGGCAACGGATCCTCCCACTCGTAGTGTTCTCGACAGGAAGCCTGATCGAAAGTCTGCCCCACTCATCACCTTGAGAATGTCCAAAATGATCATCGGCCAGGCCATTTGCCAGCTTGCCATCACCTTTGTTCTGAACTTTGGTGGTAAGAAACTTCTTGGCTGGTACGATGACTCCGAGCATGACGCCAAGGCTCTGAAGACCCTCGTCTTCAATACCTTTGTTTGGCTGCAAATTTTCAACGAAATCAAGTAAGTTGTCCAACGCCTGGATGAGGCTTTACACTCGCTGACTGAAGCCTATAGCAACCGCCGATTGGACAACAAGTTGAACATCTTTGAAGGCCTTCACCGCAACATCTTCTTTATCAttatcaacatcatcatggtTGGAGGCCAGGTGCTTATCATCTTTGTCGGTGATCAGGCCTTCGAGATTGTGCGCCTAAACGGCAGGGAATGGGGTCTTTCGATCGGACTCGGAGCCATCTCTCTGCCCTGGGGTGCACTCATTAGACTTTGCCCTGACGAGTGGGTTGCCGCTTGTCTCCCTGGCTTCATCCACAGGAGGTGGCTGGCCCCTCCTGCTGAAGAGCTGGCATCTGAAAAGTCTCTTGAttccgacgatgatgactttGCGCGACCGCCGCTGCGTGTCATGAGCTCCATCCGTGGACCTCGCGTACAGCAACACATTGGTTTCCGAGAGAGAATGCGTAGGTACAAGGAGAAGACCCAGGAGAAGGCGCAGGAGACAAAAGAAAAGACGAAGGAGGTGAAGGACAAGGCGAAAGGAGCTGAGTCTGAAGTTGCTGAGAAGTAGATCAAGGCAAGAGCCTTGAAAACATAACTAGACTAGCTTCTCTCGCGAGGGAACCATTAATAAGTTTAATCTTCCCATGGAGATATTGTTTTGATTCTGAAGTGAGCGTGACACCTCGGAGCGATGTGTAACTCTTGGCTTTAAGTAGCAGTTTCGAGCAAAGCCATGTAGACGGAAAGAGTTCTGTTTACATAGTCGTTTTCGCCTCAAGTCGATTGGTTTTATGATTCTcatcaaagatgaagaaTTGAAATGTaagttgatgttgatggcaaTAACTTCGAGTTGAGGTTGAATGCTCAAGAGCCGAGAGAAAAGTGGGGCTCGGAATCGCTGGTGAAGGCAGCCAATCAGGAGCGACCTAAAGCTGTCCCCGGAACTTCGCGAATTTCCTGGCCTGACAATCTCTAGACCCTCTCCAACCTTCAACCGAAGCCTCAAATTGCCGGTCGCAGACGTCCATCACCCACTTGAAGTCGTGTCCCAGACGCTCAATTGCGCTCGATATCCAAGATGGTAAGTGCCTCGCACCCTTTCAGCCCCCTCCTCCGAGCGTACCGGCTAATCGCGCACCCTCACAGGCCATCACCAGCACCCTCTACAGGCAAGTccaccgacgacgagacgaCGAGACCGACAACGCCCGATGCTAATACGAATTGCTTCACAGGAGCCTGTTCTCCACCAACTACCTTATGCTCGCGACCGTCTTCACTGCCGGCTTCGCCTGGGAGGTGTAAGGACTGCTCTCCGCCCGCCGCCGGGCCAGCGGGAACGAGATGCTGATTGCGATACAGGGGCTTCAACAACGTCATGGACAAGGTTTGGGACAACCACAACCGAGGCGTACGTCTTGTATCACGGCAAATATGAGAGAGATTTGGGTTGCTAACAGTGGCTGCAGCGACAATGGAAGGACATCCGACACAAGTTCATCGagggcggcgacgaggatgaggaatAAAGAGAGGCCGACCGACGACGTGATTACCCATCGAGCAACGGGCGAGGGATTGATTCTGTGCCAGTAGCCGTGTACAAATTAGAGGAGAATTAGAGGCAGGATTTCACACATCAACGTTTCCCTATGTCCTGGATGGCATTCCCGCTTCCTTTCCATCCCAGGCTGTCTTTGGAGGCCGTGGGAGATTGGCCAGGCCACTGTTATGAGCGGCGTCTCCAATGTCGCCTCCCGCCCGTGTCAAAACATGCATCCCGTCCATTGAATGAAACTCGTTTTGTCTGACTCATCAATGCCGCCT harbors:
- a CDS encoding putative 26S protease subunit rpt4; translation: MTAEEERQAALNSYRARLLESREWEAKLKSLRLEIKDMQREFDRTEDNIKALQSVGQIIGEVLKQLDDERFIVKASSGPRYVVGCRSKVDKVKLKQGTRVALDMTTLTIMRMLPREVDPLVYNMSLEDPGQVSFAGIGGLNDQIRELREVIELPLKNPELFLRVGIKPPKGVLLYGPPGTGKTLLARAVASSLETNFLKVVSSAIVDKYIGESARLIREMFGYAKEHEPCIIFMDEIDAIGGRRFSEGTSADREIQRTLMELLNQLDGFDYLGKTKIIMATNRPDTLDPALLRAGRLDRKIEIPLPNEVGRLEILKIHSQSVVVDGDIDFESVVKMSDGLNGADLRNVVTEAGLFAIKDYRESINQDDFNKAVRKVAEAKKLEGKLEYQKL
- a CDS encoding Mago-bind domain-containing protein, with amino-acid sequence MPSQPTNSGIVTDEASGEREIPQSVRADGSTRKAIKIRPGYRPAEDVEVYKNRTAEAFRERGKRIGIPGAAGLKDEKTEQSSAASNKNAKRREARKKAKAATEGDDAAAAAQESKPEEVDPEVEREKKARNLKKKLKQAKELKNKKEGGEALLPEQIAKVIKINELIRELDALGFDAEGEPKAASDAAAPAEGEDGDKE
- a CDS encoding Calcium-transporting ATPase; translated protein: MTAPDTSQEAKTADHGHAAPNTNTKTSLVDTSDALTPDPGTEDMFKVEHNKFAFNPGQLSKLLNPKSLNAFYALGGIDGLEKGLRTDRNAGLSVEESTLDGEVAFHDVAPEGTPRHGTAGDAVPEATTEAAVHIPPPEDPHPTGVFCDRKKVFRDNRLPEKKTKSLLEIAWTTYNDKVLILLTIAAIISLALGLYQTFGGDHKEGEPKVEWVEGVAIIVAIVIVVLVGTINDWHMQRQFTRLTKKTNDRMVNVIRSGKSQEISISDVMVGDVMHLATGDIVPVDGIFIQGSAVKCDESSATGESDLLKKSPAADVFHAIQKLDTKEAEKLDPFIISGSKVNEGNGTFLVTAVGVNSSYGRISMALRTEQEDTPLQKKLNILADWIAKFGAGAALLLFIALFIKFCAHLPNNHGTPSEKGQEFMKIFIVSVTVVVVAVPEGLPLAVTLALSFATVKMLRDNNLVRVLKACETMGNATTVCSDKTGTLTQNKMTVVATTLGKSTSFGGTNAPMDKSLKIDQDAITIPNVSESEFANGLSQQVKEILTQSNVLNSTAFEGEQDGVKTFIGSKTEVALLTFCRDQLGAGPVQEIRASAQVVQTIPFDSKYKYSAIVVKLANGKYRVYAKGASEILLEKCSKTLENVSQGEPTTALLTDADRNMFNLIISSYAGQTLRTIGSSYRDFESWPPEGAVSKENPSQADFNAVHKDMTLIGIYGIKDPLRPTVIDALKDCRRAGVFVRMVTGDNIQTASAIASECGIFRPDEGGIAMEGPDFRRLPPEELKQKVKHLQVLARSSPEDKRILVRTLKELGETVAVTGDGTNDAPALKMADIGFSMGIAGTEVAKEASSIILLDDNFASIVKGLMWGRAVNDSVKKFLQFQLTVNVTAVVLTFVSAVASSKQESVLNAVQLLWVNLIMDTFAALALATDPPTRSVLDRKPDRKSAPLITLRMSKMIIGQAICQLAITFVLNFGGKKLLGWYDDSEHDAKALKTLVFNTFVWLQIFNEINNRRLDNKLNIFEGLHRNIFFIIINIIMVGGQVLIIFVGDQAFEIVRLNGREWGLSIGLGAISLPWGALIRLCPDEWVAACLPGFIHRRWLAPPAEELASEKSLDSDDDDFARPPLRVMSSIRGPRVQQHIGFRERMRRYKEKTQEKAQETKEKTKEVKDKAKGAESEVAEK
- a CDS encoding Complex III subunit 9; this encodes MAITSTLYRSLFSTNYLMLATVFTAGFAWEVGFNNVMDKVWDNHNRGRQWKDIRHKFIEGGDEDEE